From Musa acuminata AAA Group cultivar baxijiao chromosome BXJ3-8, Cavendish_Baxijiao_AAA, whole genome shotgun sequence, one genomic window encodes:
- the LOC135646254 gene encoding cytochrome P450 CYP94D108-like, with translation MDILCPQSLILFFLLFSLSALYLFFFYFRNNCRSAGGGGCAYPPHLRPYPLIGHLPHFLRNRHRMPDWIAESLAATPTNTFVLTRPGGIRGVLTANPANVEHILRAHFDNYPKGPQSISLLHDFLGDGIFNSDGDAWRVQRKTASFEFNTKSLHSFVVRCVQREILSRLLPLLERCSLKDAAFDLQDVLERFAFDNICNVAFNQDPACLAEDDDNGARNSFFSGFAPAFSDAAVISAGRFRYAVPRLWVIKKLLGVGSERRLKESIATVHDFAMQIIGLKKKENRASSSSPQAEDLLSRFIANEDHSEEFLRDIVISFMLAGKDTTSSALTWFFWLLSSQPEVEAKILDEIRSVRARRPDTTRTVFDFEELKEMHYLHAAITESMRLYPPVPFNTVHCLSDDVLPDGTAVKKGWFMTYTSYAMGRIETVWGPDCREYKPERWLEEETRTFRAESPFKYPVFHGGPRTCLGKEMAYIQMKSVAACMVERFAVEVVDKEACPEKMRSLTLRMKRGLPVRLRSRE, from the coding sequence ATGGACATCCTCTGTCCACAGTCCCTCatccttttcttcctcctcttctccctctctgccctctacctcttcttcttctactttagGAACAACTGTCGTTCGGCCGGCGGCGGCGGGTGTGCATATCCCCCCCATCTCAGGCCATACCCGTTGATCGGCCACCTCCCACACTTCTTGAGGAACCGCCACCGCATGCCCGACTGGATCGCCGAGTCCCTCGCCGCCACCCCGACAAACACCTTCGTCCTGACCCGCCCCGGTGGCATCCGCGGCGTCTTGACCGCCAATCCCGCCAACGTCGAGCACATCCTCCGCGCCCACTTCGACAACTACCCCAAAGGCCCCCAGTCCATCTCCCTCCTCCACGACTTCCTCGGCGACGGCATCTTCAACTCTGACGGCGACGCCTGGCGCGTCCAGCGCAAGACCGCCAGCTTCGAATTCAACACAAAGTCCCTCCACTCCTTCGTCGTGCGCTGCGTCCAGCGGGAGATCCTCTCCAGGCTCCTCCCTTTGCTGGAGAGATGCTCGCTCAAGGATGCTGCCTTCGATCTGCAGGACGTTCTGGAGCGCTTCGCGTTCGATAACATCTGCAACGTAGCATTCAACCAAGACCCCGCCTGCCTCGCGGAGGATGACGACAACGGTGCCCGCAACAGCTTCTTCTCTGGCTTCGCACCCGCCTTCAGTGACGCCGCCGTGATCAGCGCCGGCCGGTTTCGCTACGCCGTACCGAGACTCTGGGTCATAAAGAAGCTGCTGGGTGTGGGTTCAGAGCGGCGGCTGAAGGAGTCGATCGCCACGGTCCACGACTTCGCCATGCAGATCATAGGGttgaagaagaaggagaacagaGCCTCTTCTTCGTCGCCCCAAGCCGAGGACCTTTTGTCCCGGTTCATCGCCAACGAGGATCACTCCGAAGAGTTCCTTCGCGACATCGTCATCAGCTTCATGCTCGCCGGGAAAGACACCACGTCTTCGGCGCTGACCTGGTTCTTCTGGCTGCTGTCCTCGCAGCCAGAGGTGGAGGCCAAGATACTGGACGAGATCAGATCGGTCCGAGCGCGGCGTCCCGACACGACCCGCACGGTGTTCGACttcgaggagctcaaggagatgcACTACCTCCACGCGGCCATAACGGAGTCGATGCGGCTGTACCCGCCGGTGCCGTTCAACACGGTCCATTGCCTTTCCGACGACGTCCTGCCGGACGGGACGGCGGTGAAGAAGGGGTGGTTCATGACGTACACCTCGTACGCGATGGGGAGAATAGAGACGGTATGGGGGCCGGACTGCAGGGAATACAAGCCGGAGCGGTGGCTGGAGGAGGAGACGAGGACGTTCCGGGCGGAGAGCCCGTTCAAGTACCCGGTGTTCCACGGGGGGCCGAGGACGTGCCTGGGGAAGGAAATGGCGTACATCCAGATGAAGTCGGTGGCGGCGTGCATGGTGGAGAGGTTCGCGGTGGAGGTGGTGGACAAGGAAGCATGCCCGGAGAAGATGAGGTCCTTGACGCTGAGAATGAAGCGTGGGCTGCCGGTGCGGCTGCGCTCGCGTGAGTGA
- the LOC135644055 gene encoding carboxylesterase 15-like — translation MVAEGTTGKRVVDEVSGWLRVFDDGSVDRTWTGPPEALFLMESVPAFDTPRDGVTLHDLPGDPSLRLYLPSPPPPEGRREPLPVFLHFQGGGFCISRASWLMYYQFYARLAASVPAAVVSVELPLAPEHRLPAAIDAGFAALLRLRDLARDPESELLRSVDFSRVFLIGDSSGGNLVHLVGARAWEEEEAFWSPLKVAGGILLQPGFVRSTRSRSELELRSDSVFFTLDMLDKLLALGLPEGATKDHPYTCPMGEAAPPLETVRLPPFLVGVADRDLIRDTNLEYCEAMKKAGKEVAVVISEGVSHSFYLNKFAVDNDPTTAKRTEELIAAINDFVRRH, via the coding sequence ATGGTTGCGGAGGGGACGACAGGCAAAAGGGTGGTGGACGAGGTCTCCGGCTGGCTCCGGGTTTTCGACGATGGATCGGTGGACCGGACGTGGACCGGACCGCCCGAGGCCCTCTTCCTCATGGAATCGGTCCCGGCCTTTGACACCCCTCGCGACGGCGTCACCCTTCATGACCTCCCTGGTGACCCCTCCCTCCGCCTCTACCTCCCTTCGCCGCCGCCCCCTGAAGGGCGCCGTGAGCCGCTTCCTGTTTTCCTCCACTTCCAGGGGGGCGGATTCTGCATCAGCCGCGCCTCCTGGTTGATGTACTATCAATTCTACGCCCGCCTCGCTGCCTCCGTCCCAGCGGCCGTGGTCTCCGTCGAGCTTCCCCTCGCCCCCGAGCACCGCCTCCCCGCCGCCATCGACGCCGGCTTCGCCGCCCTCCTCCGCCTCCGAGATCTGGCCCGCGACCCGGAATCCGAGCTGCTCCGCTCGGTGGACTTCTCCCGCGTGTTCCTTATAGGCGACAGCTCTGGGGGGAACCTGGTGCACCTGGTGGGTGCGCGGgcgtgggaggaggaggaggcgttcTGGTCGCCCCTCAAGGTGGCGGGCGGGATCCTGCTCCAACCGGGGTTCGTGCGCTCGACCCGGAGCCGGTCCGAGCTGGAGCTCCGGTCCGACTCGGTGTTCTTCACGCTGGACATGCTCGACAAGTTACTCGCTCTGGGGCTGCCAGAGGGGGCCACCAAGGACCACCCCTACACGTGCCCGATGGGGGAGGCGGCGCCGCCACTGGAGACGGTGAGACTGCCGCCGTTCCTGGTGGGCGTGGCGGACCGCGACCTGATAAGGGACACCAACCTGGAGTACTGCGAGGCGATGAAGAAGGCGGGGAAGGAAGTGGCCGTAGTGATAAGCGAGGGAGTGAGCCACTCCTTCTACCTCAACAAGTTCGCCGTCGACAACGACCCAACCACCGCCAAGAGGACGGAGGAGCTAATCGCCGCCATCAACGACTTCGTCCGTCGCCATTGA
- the LOC135644477 gene encoding gibberellin receptor GID1C-like: protein MAGSNEINANESKTVVPLNTWVLISNFKLAYNMLRRPDGTFDRHLAEFLDRKVPANVAPVNGVVSFDVLIDRPTSLLARIYRPATASAAVALLPDLCRPPSPDPFPVIIFFHGGSFAHSSSNSAIYDSLCRRFVSLCGAVVVSVNYRRAPEHKYPCAYDDGWAALRWASGEPWLRSGRDAKLRVFLAGDSSGGNIAHHVAVRAAKSGVEVSGNVLLNPMFGGNRRTESEKRLDRKYFVTIEDRDWYWKAYLPEGANRDHPASNPLGPNGAKLEGLPFTRSLVVVAGLDLVQDWQLAYAQGLKKAGHSVKLVYREQATIGFYLLPNTDHFYQVMDEIHDFVGSNL, encoded by the exons ATGGCTGGAAGCAACGAGATTAACGCCAACGAGTCAAAG ACGGTGGTTCCGCTCAACACATGGGTCCTCATCTCCAACTTCAAGCTGGCCTACAACATGCTGCGCCGCCCGGACGGCACGTTCGACCGCCACCTCGCCGAGTTCCTCGACCGCAAGGTTCCCGCCAATGTCGCCCCCGTCAATGGCGTCGTCTCGTTCGACGTCCTCATCGACCGCCCCACGAGCCTTCTCGCCCGAATCTACCGCCCTGCCACCGCCTCCGCTGCCGTCGCGCTCCTCCCCGACCTGTGCCGGCCGCCCTCGCCCGACCCCTTCcccgtcatcatcttcttccacGGCGGCAGCTTCGCCCACTCCTCATCCAACAGCGCCATCTACGACTCACTTTGCCGCCGGTTCGTGTCCCTCTGCGGCGCCGTCGTTGTGTCCGTCAATTACCGCCGAGCACCCGAGCACAAGTACCCCTGCGCCTACGACGACGGATGGGCTGCGCTCCGGTGGGCGTCGGGCGAGCCATGGCTTCGCAGCGGAAGGGACGCCAAGCTCCGGGTGTTCCTCGCGGGGGACAGCTCGGGGGGGAACATCGCGCACCACGTGGCCGTGAGGGCAGCGAAGTCCGGAGTCGAAGTCTCCGGCAACGTGCTCCTCAACCCGATGTTCGGCGGCAACCGCCGGACGGAGTCGGAGAAGAGGTTGGACAGGAAGTACTTCGTGACCATCGAGGACAGGGACTGGTATTGGAAGGCGTACCTGCCCGAGGGAGCGAACAGGGATCACCCGGCCAGCAACCCCTTGGGTCCCAACGGCGCGAAGCTTGAAGGGCTGCCCTTCACGAGAAGCCTCGTGGTGGTGGCAGGACTGGATCTGGTTCAGGACTGGCAACTGGCGTACGCGCAGGGGTTGAAGAAGGCCGGCCACTCCGTGAAGCTCGTCTACCGTGAACAGGCCACGATCGGGTTCTACTTGTTGCCCAACACCGACCATTTCTACCAAGTCATGGATGAGATACACGACTTCGTCGGCTCTAACTTGTAG